One genomic window of Sulfurovum lithotrophicum includes the following:
- a CDS encoding sulfotransferase domain-containing protein, which yields MTGTGDIQHFLLANRTVLKARGYKYPAHGTDATQILASGNENGLMALYVQKGKKAAVEAVEELYSGNSEDTLLLSSDDFFRFPDETHQLFPEATIIVCLGPQFERLMLNYIHKIRFSDYKETFSIEVEKFYKNKSTHFYLYRLLEKWFSLYSGDKMILQPVWQDLFLENKVYSDFLSQIGIVNSSEFDMPETFSYIPYCRDAVEYKLLVNQLCDGDVEPETNLAIDQGLIQYSKEYYAQGGPVYPLASKELIHKINALYWEKNHAIAQEILHRPDGFMFPRETSEDKQAVYEPLTPERILKLTEYVLRNSPEKGLESFYIEKLDKAKKSSNPVVKQALRAFNVLLLVIEQRMGGDTSETIDEVDAETAEMIGKVETLYLNERYLECIDLIQNKLDIYGSNFLIRHYYLQSLFATVPKGEELALLNQIERNSKQLGDISRFFIYAELLENISLFKRVMDALVVKMYASSFLDLERLMVYTSWIDYDRKEIEKLMRSKYVQLKESNPDKLNSIDVAGVYFLGDQKEISQKTLIVSGNPRSGTTALGDLLNLSDDIGLFLERYNYALGYHPNMFQEEYLFSPVFTSKELNQQNKALRKKVGRSKYIGDKRPRFFVSWPITVQNYEPDDIRVVHISRNIYDVAYSYEQRAKWARDGLDKGWLGNRGTLAACQEANVANMRTLEALKDPRFKDSIYVVEYETIYKSIDNFKKLFAYLDVDWTAALESKVETFLEKSKSLEKKQRILSDENRKIIEEHYDFDMHNEIVKSAKI from the coding sequence ATGACGGGGACAGGGGATATACAGCATTTTTTGCTTGCCAACAGAACAGTATTGAAAGCACGGGGATATAAATATCCTGCACATGGGACAGATGCAACACAAATCCTGGCATCGGGCAATGAAAATGGACTGATGGCACTCTATGTTCAGAAGGGAAAAAAGGCGGCAGTAGAGGCTGTTGAAGAACTTTATAGTGGAAACAGTGAAGATACTTTGCTTCTTTCCAGTGATGACTTTTTTCGTTTTCCGGACGAAACACATCAGCTTTTTCCAGAAGCTACAATCATTGTTTGCTTGGGACCCCAATTCGAACGTCTGATGTTGAATTATATCCACAAGATCAGATTCTCAGATTATAAAGAGACTTTTTCCATAGAAGTGGAGAAGTTCTATAAAAATAAAAGTACACATTTTTATTTATACAGATTATTGGAAAAATGGTTTTCACTTTATTCTGGAGACAAAATGATTCTTCAGCCGGTATGGCAAGATCTATTTTTGGAAAATAAAGTCTATTCTGACTTTCTTTCTCAGATAGGCATCGTAAATTCCTCAGAGTTTGATATGCCGGAGACTTTCTCTTATATCCCTTATTGCAGAGATGCGGTAGAATATAAACTCTTGGTAAATCAACTTTGTGACGGAGATGTGGAGCCCGAAACAAACCTGGCAATCGATCAGGGATTGATCCAGTATTCAAAAGAATATTATGCCCAGGGTGGACCGGTCTATCCACTTGCTTCTAAAGAGTTGATACACAAAATAAATGCACTTTACTGGGAAAAGAATCATGCTATTGCACAAGAGATATTGCATCGTCCGGATGGTTTTATGTTTCCCCGTGAAACATCTGAAGACAAGCAAGCTGTTTATGAACCTCTGACACCGGAAAGAATTTTGAAATTGACAGAATATGTATTGAGAAACTCTCCGGAAAAGGGGTTGGAGTCATTTTATATAGAAAAACTTGACAAAGCAAAAAAGAGCAGCAATCCTGTCGTAAAGCAGGCACTTCGGGCATTTAATGTTCTGCTTCTGGTAATCGAGCAGCGTATGGGAGGTGATACTTCAGAAACAATTGATGAAGTGGATGCTGAAACGGCAGAGATGATCGGGAAAGTTGAGACTTTATATCTTAATGAACGATATTTGGAATGCATTGATCTTATTCAGAATAAACTGGATATCTACGGAAGTAATTTTCTTATCAGGCACTACTATCTTCAGTCTCTGTTCGCAACTGTCCCCAAAGGGGAAGAGCTTGCCCTGCTAAACCAAATAGAACGGAACAGTAAACAATTGGGAGATATTTCAAGATTTTTTATTTACGCAGAACTGTTGGAAAACATATCGTTATTTAAACGGGTGATGGATGCACTGGTCGTAAAAATGTATGCGAGTTCATTCCTTGACCTGGAACGTCTGATGGTCTATACATCCTGGATAGATTATGACAGAAAAGAGATTGAAAAATTGATGCGTTCAAAATATGTACAGTTGAAGGAATCAAATCCTGATAAATTAAACAGTATAGATGTTGCAGGCGTATATTTCCTGGGCGATCAAAAGGAAATATCACAGAAAACCCTGATCGTAAGCGGAAATCCCCGCTCCGGAACTACGGCACTGGGAGATCTTCTTAACCTTTCAGATGATATAGGATTATTCCTGGAACGATACAATTATGCTTTGGGATATCATCCCAATATGTTTCAGGAGGAGTATCTCTTTTCACCGGTATTTACGAGTAAGGAATTGAATCAGCAAAATAAAGCACTCAGAAAGAAAGTAGGCCGTTCAAAGTATATTGGAGATAAACGACCCCGTTTTTTTGTAAGTTGGCCGATCACTGTACAGAATTATGAGCCGGATGATATCAGGGTTGTACATATATCACGTAATATCTACGATGTGGCATATTCCTATGAGCAGAGAGCAAAATGGGCACGGGACGGGCTGGATAAAGGCTGGCTTGGGAATCGTGGGACATTGGCTGCATGCCAGGAGGCAAATGTAGCAAATATGCGTACACTGGAGGCACTGAAAGACCCAAGATTCAAAGACTCCATCTATGTCGTGGAATATGAGACAATATATAAGTCCATAGATAACTTTAAAAAACTGTTCGCATACTTGGATGTCGACTGGACTGCAGCGCTGGAGAGTAAAGTCGAGACTTTTTTGGAAAAGAGCAAAAGCCTGGAAAAGAAACAAAGAATTCTGTCTGATGAGAACCGGAAGATTATAGAAGAGCATTATGACTTTGACATGCATAATGAAATAGTCAAAAGCGCAAAAATATAA
- a CDS encoding PIG-L family deacetylase — MIVFFDERAYLDANPDVKKAIENRDFPNVETYLEQFGLERIKSGRSLFHYAYKAFDEGEYLEKFPEVQEAVLKGIFTSGFDHFCQFGYAEILNGNRYWNSATEKTEAAKKEPGRYVREGTEIVLWEKEIKSPEDIEDIDDHNIMRQGSEKGAIAAGKPYVAQDDTYAFIPFEISPLPSGATLIFAPHPDDETFSMGGSILKIKESGTVVNLVMMTDGAIGGDEKIRKEELRQAAEMLGIDDIHFFGAPDQGLVLNSVNIYRIIQLIQQYKPINVFFPSPLEYHPDHRTTAWLVWSALQAMAYRGNVFSYEIANQSPANTLIDITAYMDLKTEVMRQYTSQQGQLDYIGTITSMNKLRAFTLPGHIQYAEAFYHFEDIDSHLMSYYYAHFHKYHNRLYAQKLPLVSVLIRTKNRPELLEKALVSVQMQDYQNIEVNIVNDGGEKIDYIVERFDFERCFIKNNTESKGRAGAANELLKMVNGQYAIFLDDDDTFDHSHIDNLLKVILRNEGLLAVYSAVRIGDGLDVNRYYNHPYSAALLRRGNYIPFHAVLFSTKLIKMGCRFDESLEIYEDWDFWLQVSQHTDFYYLNKISATYHIFGTSGTGGAGANALSNVVLNQFKWKIYEKWSKVWTPQELEETFNALARLGSS; from the coding sequence ATGATCGTATTTTTTGATGAAAGAGCTTACCTGGATGCGAATCCGGATGTTAAAAAGGCCATAGAGAATAGAGACTTTCCTAATGTAGAAACTTATTTAGAACAGTTTGGACTGGAGAGAATAAAAAGTGGACGCAGCCTTTTCCACTATGCGTATAAAGCATTTGATGAAGGGGAATATTTAGAGAAATTCCCCGAAGTACAGGAAGCTGTGCTAAAAGGAATATTCACTTCCGGTTTCGATCACTTTTGTCAGTTTGGATATGCGGAAATCCTGAATGGCAACCGCTATTGGAACAGTGCAACGGAAAAAACAGAGGCAGCGAAGAAGGAACCGGGGAGGTATGTCAGGGAAGGTACCGAGATTGTGCTCTGGGAGAAAGAGATAAAGTCACCCGAGGATATTGAAGATATCGATGATCACAATATCATGAGGCAAGGGAGTGAAAAGGGTGCAATAGCAGCAGGGAAGCCATATGTTGCACAGGATGATACATATGCATTTATACCATTTGAAATCTCACCCCTTCCTAGTGGTGCTACCTTGATATTCGCGCCGCATCCGGATGATGAGACCTTCAGTATGGGGGGATCCATTTTAAAGATTAAAGAAAGCGGTACCGTGGTCAATCTTGTGATGATGACAGATGGTGCGATAGGAGGAGATGAAAAGATACGCAAGGAAGAACTGCGGCAAGCTGCAGAGATGCTTGGGATAGATGATATCCACTTCTTCGGTGCACCCGATCAGGGGTTGGTCCTGAACAGTGTCAATATCTACAGAATCATTCAGCTGATTCAGCAATACAAACCTATCAATGTTTTTTTTCCATCTCCTTTGGAGTATCACCCCGATCACAGGACAACTGCATGGTTGGTATGGAGTGCTCTGCAGGCTATGGCCTATCGGGGAAATGTCTTTTCTTATGAGATCGCAAACCAGTCTCCAGCCAATACATTGATAGATATAACTGCATATATGGACCTGAAAACAGAAGTAATGAGACAATATACATCTCAACAGGGACAGCTTGATTATATAGGTACGATCACCTCTATGAATAAGCTGCGTGCCTTTACGTTGCCTGGACATATTCAGTATGCCGAAGCATTTTATCATTTTGAAGATATTGATTCTCATCTCATGAGTTATTACTATGCGCATTTTCACAAATACCACAATAGGTTATATGCACAAAAGCTCCCACTTGTCTCTGTATTGATTCGTACCAAAAACAGACCTGAGCTTCTTGAAAAAGCTTTGGTATCGGTTCAGATGCAAGATTATCAGAATATTGAAGTTAATATTGTCAATGATGGTGGAGAAAAGATCGATTACATTGTCGAGAGATTCGATTTTGAACGGTGTTTTATAAAGAACAATACTGAATCGAAGGGAAGGGCTGGTGCGGCAAATGAGCTTCTGAAAATGGTCAATGGACAATATGCAATCTTTCTTGATGATGATGATACGTTCGATCATAGTCATATTGATAATCTTTTAAAAGTGATACTTAGGAATGAAGGACTTCTTGCTGTTTACAGTGCTGTACGTATTGGTGACGGATTGGATGTCAACCGATACTACAACCACCCCTATAGTGCGGCTCTTCTGAGACGGGGGAACTACATACCGTTCCATGCCGTACTGTTTTCCACGAAGTTGATCAAAATGGGGTGCCGTTTTGATGAATCTTTGGAAATCTATGAGGATTGGGATTTTTGGTTACAGGTCTCTCAGCATACTGACTTCTATTATCTGAACAAGATCAGTGCAACCTATCATATTTTCGGTACATCAGGTACAGGAGGCGCGGGTGCGAATGCCTTAAGCAATGTGGTACTGAATCAATTCAAATGGAAGATCTATGAAAAATGGTCGAAGGTGTGGACCCCCCAAGAGCTTGAAGAGACCTTCAATGCTCTTGCGCGCCTGGGATCTTCATAG
- a CDS encoding sulfotransferase family 2 domain-containing protein has translation MQKKILFFHVPKTAGSSFRYALEKIIPKEKIFYDYGILNDLTKPVIKQWCKGEIKTTHFEKVIEKRDIMLYGGHITHMRYQNFLPAFKRVTFIRDPLQRAYSEYNHRKGRGDFEISFEEFIERPQFINTLHKVFGSAENLKDLDFIGFTEYYQESIELFNKQFGYDIKVIVANVRRNSLDDQHHVSQATIERFQTLNKDDIDLYNSLLEVFKKRITTNQNID, from the coding sequence TTGCAAAAAAAAATTTTATTTTTCCATGTTCCAAAAACTGCCGGGAGTAGTTTTCGCTATGCCTTGGAAAAAATTATTCCAAAAGAAAAAATTTTTTATGACTATGGGATCTTGAATGACCTGACCAAACCTGTTATAAAACAGTGGTGTAAAGGTGAAATTAAAACAACCCATTTTGAAAAAGTGATTGAAAAAAGAGATATTATGCTGTATGGCGGGCATATAACCCATATGAGATATCAGAATTTTCTACCCGCCTTTAAACGTGTTACATTTATTCGGGATCCACTTCAAAGAGCCTACTCAGAGTATAACCACCGCAAAGGACGGGGCGATTTCGAGATAAGCTTCGAGGAGTTCATAGAAAGGCCTCAGTTCATCAATACTTTGCACAAAGTTTTTGGAAGTGCAGAGAATCTTAAAGACCTGGATTTTATCGGATTCACCGAATATTACCAGGAATCCATAGAGCTTTTTAATAAACAGTTTGGATATGATATAAAGGTCATTGTAGCCAATGTACGCAGAAACTCCCTTGACGATCAGCATCATGTCTCCCAGGCTACTATTGAACGTTTCCAAACTTTAAACAAAGATGATATTGACCTCTATAACTCTTTATTGGAAGTGTTCAAAAAGAGGATCACTACAAACCAAAATATAGATTAA
- a CDS encoding META domain-containing protein, producing the protein MLKNIFFSLLNIIILTGCVELSGGSGDFPSAIEGHKWKLVSFGDNRVVATDRITLSLKSGHYSGWSGCNSMSGTYLLDGDKLVFDTDTPFHSGVSTMMACSNMGLETKFHEAIQKVNHYRIEGKYLIFLDKNHEILVFVRTTGS; encoded by the coding sequence ATGCTAAAAAATATATTTTTTAGTTTGCTGAATATCATTATCCTGACAGGATGCGTAGAGCTTTCAGGAGGATCAGGAGACTTTCCCTCGGCAATAGAAGGTCATAAGTGGAAACTGGTCAGTTTTGGAGACAATAGGGTAGTCGCTACAGACAGAATAACACTCTCTTTAAAGAGTGGACACTACTCAGGATGGAGCGGATGCAACAGTATGAGCGGAACATACCTGTTGGATGGAGACAAACTTGTCTTTGATACTGACACTCCTTTTCATTCCGGGGTTTCAACAATGATGGCCTGCTCAAACATGGGATTGGAAACAAAATTTCATGAAGCTATACAAAAGGTTAATCACTACAGGATTGAAGGAAAGTATTTGATCTTCCTTGACAAAAATCATGAAATATTGGTATTTGTCAGAACAACAGGATCATAG
- a CDS encoding sulfotransferase family protein, with protein MVETIIHIGFGKCGSTALQYSLSNTPILKANRKKYKNIKYITIDKNGQLYSGNNLRERLLFTASRSLSTASLTYFKGFSDEILNALRVKLSKLSNNNNSLLVLSCESWVKRADIFRENAILEKLNMRAQVICYARNPVEWINSAWWQWGAWSNQNLDSYIDRMVDKRVSKWSNELEEWRNIVGPENLKVKILPNDIVEDFYNMIGVELTSDQDNRANSSLPKEILRFYQQHRELRKSEHENQLDFILSRYLKLDSTFSKAPWVLSEEQVDRILKKTKESNIKLMEFIDPDSRKMNMGDERWWSKTAFEKKTISPACCKEKCLAYEELDKLLLAAIKGIEKLYIENMQLKKIIKKGNRKVPFPNKKQVCLPSQEK; from the coding sequence ATGGTAGAAACAATAATACACATAGGTTTTGGAAAATGTGGGAGTACAGCTCTTCAATATTCATTATCAAACACTCCGATTTTGAAAGCAAATAGGAAAAAATATAAAAATATAAAATATATTACTATTGATAAAAACGGTCAGCTTTATTCAGGAAATAATTTACGGGAACGATTGCTTTTTACTGCTTCTCGTTCTCTTTCTACGGCAAGCCTGACTTATTTTAAGGGATTCTCTGATGAAATACTTAATGCGCTTCGTGTAAAACTATCTAAATTATCCAATAACAATAATTCTTTACTTGTTTTGTCATGTGAATCATGGGTAAAAAGAGCAGATATTTTTAGAGAAAATGCTATATTGGAAAAACTGAATATGCGGGCACAAGTCATCTGTTATGCACGGAATCCTGTTGAATGGATAAATTCTGCCTGGTGGCAATGGGGTGCCTGGTCAAATCAAAACTTAGATAGTTATATTGATAGAATGGTAGATAAGCGTGTTTCAAAATGGTCTAATGAATTAGAAGAATGGAGAAATATAGTAGGTCCTGAAAACTTAAAAGTGAAAATTTTACCTAATGATATTGTAGAGGATTTCTATAATATGATAGGTGTTGAACTGACTTCAGATCAAGATAATAGAGCTAATAGTAGTTTACCAAAAGAGATTCTTCGATTTTATCAACAACATAGAGAGCTTCGCAAATCAGAACATGAAAATCAATTGGACTTTATTTTATCACGCTATTTGAAACTTGATAGTACTTTTTCAAAAGCACCATGGGTCTTAAGTGAAGAACAGGTAGATAGGATCTTAAAAAAGACTAAAGAGAGCAATATAAAATTAATGGAATTTATAGATCCTGATTCTAGAAAAATGAATATGGGAGATGAAAGGTGGTGGAGTAAAACTGCTTTTGAAAAGAAAACAATATCACCGGCATGCTGTAAAGAGAAGTGTTTAGCTTATGAAGAGTTGGATAAATTGTTACTGGCTGCAATAAAAGGCATCGAGAAACTTTATATTGAAAACATGCAATTAAAAAAAATAATAAAAAAAGGGAACAGAAAAGTACCATTCCCCAATAAAAAACAAGTATGTCTGCCATCACAGGAAAAATAA
- a CDS encoding trypsin-like serine peptidase codes for MRDIKNLMAGLTVGAALMVSQAVAVEGVIEAPAQTADTFGTLDYANAIPMDKRVDFNSMERKSTSEVPSVEIGEPGVVSGNRGTGEMLHESLGKPVKAVKGQTDVQPAEFGTSNRPFATSRVDMYDQRLSRKYPNRVTGKLFFKIGSATYVCSASSIKPGVVVTAAHCIYDNENDVYYSGWEFIPAYYKDSTVGEKAPFGRYGYKTAYVMDGYINPPEGDNVVNNYDVGVIVMKKRTNPNTGTDMFPGERTGWYGYGYNGWGYTDGLNDGSLTLIHQLGYPVSHDNGWQMQANDSQGEKTTQFGAMAIMIGSRETGGSSGGPWLVNYGEIASLSGTTAGTYPTNDVVVAVTSWGWTSSDPKEQGATPFTDGNIVPLLDTVCTNYPTNCGL; via the coding sequence ATGAGAGACATAAAAAATTTAATGGCAGGTTTGACTGTCGGTGCCGCATTGATGGTGTCACAGGCAGTTGCGGTAGAAGGTGTGATAGAAGCACCTGCACAAACAGCTGACACATTCGGTACATTGGATTATGCCAATGCTATCCCGATGGATAAAAGAGTGGATTTCAATAGTATGGAGAGGAAAAGCACTTCAGAGGTTCCTTCTGTCGAGATAGGAGAACCGGGGGTTGTATCTGGGAATAGGGGTACGGGTGAAATGCTGCATGAAAGTCTCGGAAAACCAGTGAAGGCCGTAAAGGGGCAGACTGATGTACAGCCGGCAGAATTCGGTACAAGTAATCGTCCGTTTGCCACGAGCAGGGTCGATATGTACGACCAGAGACTTTCCCGTAAATATCCGAACAGAGTAACAGGGAAACTCTTTTTCAAAATAGGCAGTGCGACGTATGTATGTTCTGCTTCTTCCATTAAACCGGGAGTGGTGGTGACTGCTGCACATTGTATATATGACAATGAAAATGATGTATATTATTCCGGTTGGGAATTCATACCGGCATATTACAAGGACAGCACTGTCGGTGAGAAGGCGCCATTCGGAAGGTATGGCTACAAGACTGCATATGTGATGGACGGTTATATTAATCCGCCGGAAGGCGACAATGTTGTCAACAACTACGATGTCGGTGTGATCGTCATGAAAAAAAGGACCAATCCCAATACCGGGACAGATATGTTCCCGGGTGAACGAACCGGATGGTATGGCTACGGCTACAATGGATGGGGATATACAGACGGGTTGAACGATGGTTCCTTGACATTAATACATCAGTTGGGATATCCTGTATCCCATGATAACGGCTGGCAAATGCAGGCGAATGATTCACAGGGTGAAAAAACAACACAGTTTGGGGCAATGGCTATTATGATCGGATCGAGAGAAACCGGAGGAAGCAGCGGTGGACCATGGTTAGTTAATTATGGAGAGATTGCTTCTTTGAGCGGTACGACAGCCGGTACATATCCAACTAATGATGTTGTTGTGGCCGTAACCAGTTGGGGGTGGACAAGTTCTGATCCAAAAGAGCAGGGTGCAACACCGTTTACTGATGGCAATATCGTACCGCTTCTTGATACTGTATGTACTAATTATCCAACTAATTGCGGATTGTAA
- the recA gene encoding recombinase RecA, with amino-acid sequence MAMDANKQKALDMAIKQIDKTFGKGTLMRLGDKEFEPIAAISTGSLGLDMALGIGGIPQGRIVEVYGPESSGKTTLALQTIASAQKEGMVCAFIDAEHALDVVYAKNLGVDTDNLLVSQPDFGEQALDVLETLTRSGAVDLIIVDSVAALTPKSEIEGDMGDTHVGLQARLMSQALRKLTAILHKTNTTVIFINQIRMKIGTMGYGSPETTTGGNALKFYCSVRIDVRRIATLKQGESQIGNRVKAKVVKNKVAPPFRQAEFDIMFGEGISYIGELIDYGIKMDIVDKSGAWFSYGAEKLGQGKENAKLTLKENPELRVEIEAKVKEALGFGEKLAMDQDEISSADR; translated from the coding sequence ATGGCAATGGATGCGAATAAGCAAAAAGCACTGGATATGGCGATCAAGCAGATAGACAAGACTTTTGGAAAGGGAACCTTGATGCGACTCGGAGACAAAGAGTTCGAGCCGATCGCGGCAATCTCCACAGGCTCGCTGGGACTAGATATGGCATTGGGGATCGGAGGCATTCCCCAGGGACGTATCGTCGAAGTCTACGGGCCTGAGTCTTCGGGAAAGACGACACTGGCCCTACAGACGATCGCTTCGGCACAGAAAGAGGGTATGGTCTGTGCTTTCATCGATGCGGAACATGCACTGGATGTGGTCTACGCAAAGAATCTGGGTGTCGATACGGACAATCTTCTGGTCTCCCAGCCCGATTTCGGAGAGCAGGCACTGGATGTGCTTGAAACACTGACGCGTTCGGGTGCCGTCGATCTGATCATCGTGGATTCCGTGGCGGCACTAACTCCCAAATCCGAGATAGAAGGGGATATGGGAGATACGCATGTAGGGCTGCAGGCCCGTCTAATGTCACAGGCGCTTCGTAAACTTACGGCCATTTTGCATAAAACGAATACTACCGTGATCTTTATCAACCAGATCCGTATGAAGATAGGTACAATGGGTTACGGTTCACCCGAAACGACCACAGGCGGAAATGCACTGAAATTCTACTGTTCGGTACGTATTGATGTCCGACGTATTGCGACATTGAAACAGGGAGAATCGCAGATCGGGAACCGGGTGAAAGCCAAAGTGGTGAAGAACAAAGTAGCGCCGCCCTTCAGGCAGGCGGAATTCGATATCATGTTCGGTGAGGGGATCTCCTATATCGGTGAGTTGATCGATTATGGTATCAAGATGGATATCGTCGATAAGTCAGGTGCCTGGTTCAGTTACGGTGCTGAGAAGCTCGGTCAGGGGAAAGAGAATGCCAAGCTGACACTCAAAGAGAATCCTGAGCTCAGAGTCGAGATAGAAGCAAAGGTGAAAGAGGCTCTTGGTTTTGGTGAAAAGCTTGCAATGGATCAGGATGAGATATCCTCTGCTGACCGGTAG
- a CDS encoding menaquinone biosynthesis family protein, translated as MSRTIQLAHSPDADDIFMYYAIKFGWVDTKEYFFENIGLDIETLNVEALKGTYDVSAISFGMYPLIKEEYALLRTAVSFGEGYGPKLIRRKEKKLKRNFKVALSGKYTTNAMLFRIFYPEARPVYMDFLEIEKAVVDGEVDAGVLIHESILDFDESLEVEKEIWDIWVELAGEGLPLPLGGMAIRRSLPLNVAIDIENILVEGVKVANDKKEELCAKLEKDNLVRISDKMLKKYLDMYASDESVELSELQLKALDTLYDIGFKHGLWECPIKTEDYLIPKEYCELRTQ; from the coding sequence ATGTCCAGAACCATTCAGTTAGCCCATTCCCCCGATGCGGATGATATTTTTATGTACTATGCCATCAAATTCGGATGGGTCGACACAAAAGAGTATTTTTTCGAGAATATCGGCCTGGATATCGAAACACTGAATGTCGAAGCACTCAAAGGTACCTATGATGTCTCTGCCATCTCTTTTGGGATGTACCCTCTCATCAAAGAAGAGTATGCACTTCTGCGTACCGCTGTGAGTTTTGGAGAAGGGTACGGTCCAAAACTGATCAGACGAAAAGAGAAGAAACTCAAACGTAACTTCAAAGTGGCACTCTCGGGAAAATATACGACCAATGCCATGCTTTTCCGTATCTTTTACCCTGAAGCACGGCCTGTCTATATGGATTTTCTTGAAATTGAAAAGGCGGTAGTGGACGGTGAAGTTGATGCCGGCGTACTCATACACGAATCGATCCTTGATTTTGACGAAAGCCTAGAAGTAGAAAAGGAGATCTGGGATATCTGGGTGGAACTTGCCGGGGAGGGACTGCCTCTTCCGCTGGGTGGAATGGCCATCCGAAGAAGCCTCCCTCTGAACGTTGCCATTGACATAGAGAACATTCTCGTAGAAGGGGTTAAGGTCGCCAATGACAAAAAAGAGGAACTCTGTGCCAAACTGGAAAAAGACAATCTGGTCAGGATCTCAGACAAGATGCTCAAAAAATATCTTGATATGTATGCCTCAGATGAATCCGTAGAACTCTCTGAATTACAACTCAAAGCACTCGATACACTCTACGATATCGGTTTCAAACACGGACTCTGGGAGTGTCCCATAAAAACAGAAGATTACCTCATCCCCAAAGAGTACTGTGAACTACGGACACAATAA
- a CDS encoding UDP-N-acetylmuramate dehydrogenase, producing the protein MFYKTIDFSKYSSIKIGQPTEVLMIEKGDTIPPGRFLVGGANNLLVSPNPPPLMMLSKDFAFIEEDKDMLVIGAAMPTGRIVSYCKRNDIGNFEFCAKLPGTLGGMLAMNAGVKSYEIFNILHSIEIDGKWILKEDIPHGYRYARLGGTATAAKFPLHKGFSQHLLDELLALRNNQPHEPSAGSAFKNPPNDYAGRLIEAVGLKGLRKGGMQWSEIHANFLVNTGNATYEDAIYLLDLAKERVNAQFGITLQEEIKLL; encoded by the coding sequence TTGTTTTATAAGACCATTGATTTCTCCAAATATTCCAGTATAAAGATAGGACAGCCCACCGAAGTGCTGATGATCGAAAAAGGAGATACGATCCCCCCTGGCCGCTTCCTTGTAGGCGGGGCCAACAATCTTCTTGTTTCACCAAATCCACCGCCACTAATGATGCTAAGTAAAGACTTTGCTTTTATTGAAGAGGATAAGGATATGCTTGTTATCGGTGCTGCCATGCCTACAGGGCGTATTGTCTCTTATTGCAAAAGAAATGATATTGGCAATTTTGAATTCTGCGCCAAGCTGCCAGGAACGCTGGGCGGGATGCTTGCAATGAATGCAGGGGTCAAATCTTACGAAATTTTCAATATCCTCCATAGCATAGAGATAGACGGGAAATGGATATTAAAAGAGGATATTCCTCATGGATACCGTTATGCCCGGCTTGGTGGCACGGCAACTGCTGCAAAATTTCCACTTCACAAAGGTTTCAGTCAGCATCTTCTTGACGAACTTCTTGCACTTAGAAACAACCAGCCCCATGAACCCAGTGCCGGCTCCGCTTTTAAAAATCCGCCCAATGACTATGCCGGAAGGTTGATCGAAGCGGTCGGGTTAAAAGGTTTAAGAAAAGGAGGGATGCAGTGGAGTGAAATCCATGCGAATTTTCTGGTCAACACAGGAAATGCTACCTATGAAGATGCTATATATCTTTTGGATCTGGCAAAAGAGAGAGTTAATGCGCAATTTGGCATTACGCTTCAAGAGGAGATCAAACTCCTCTAA